The Neoasaia chiangmaiensis sequence CATGGAGCGGGCGGATCTGGAGGCGATCGCCGACGTTCTGCGCGATGCGCCGCATGTCTGGGTTCTGGCGGATGAGATTTACGAGCATCTCACCTTCGACGGTCGCAAGCATGTTTCGCTGGCCGCTGTCGCGCCGGATCTCGCAGGCCGGATCCTGACGATGAACGGCATGGCGAAAGCCTATGCCATGACCGGCTGGCGTGTGGGTTTTGCCGGTGGTCCTTTGCCGCTGATTAAGGCGATGACCAGTGTGCAGAGCAATGCGACCTCGGGTGTCTGTACGCTCGCGCAGGCAGGGGCCGTGGCCGCACTCGGGAGCCCGTTCGAGCGCGTCGAGACGATGCGTGCGACGTATCAGGCACGGCGCGATCGTGTCGTGGCAGCCTTGCGCGCGCTGGATGGGTTGACCTGCGCCAGGCCGGACGGTGCTTTTTACGCATATCCCGGTATCTCGGGTGTCATCGGCAAGACGAGCGCGCGCGGTCGTCTGATGGCAAGCGACCTCGATTTCGCCGAGGCATTGCTGGAAGAGGCGCATGTCGCAACGGTGCCGGGGGCGGCGTTCGGCATGAGCCCGCATATCCGCCTGTCTTTCGCGGCATCGGACGCGCAACTGGATGAAGCCTGTCGCCGTATTGCGGATTTTGTCCGGACACTGCGCTGAGACTGGACGGCACGGCGTCCGAATGCGACCATCGGGATCATGACGAACGCTATTCCATCCTTCAACGATCTCTCATTCGACCGCCCCAGCCGGGAGTCGCTTGCCGCCGATTACGCCGCTGTCGCGACATATCTCGATGCCGACGACTGGGATGGGGCGCTGGCGGCGTTCGACGATGCGCGCCGGCGTTTCGAATCCTGGGCGTCGCTCGTCCATCTTCAGTTCTCCCGCCACACTACCGATGAGCGGGCCAAGACGGATCGGGATTATGCCGATGCCCTGGCACCGGTCGCCACCGGGCATGAGGTCACGATCAAGCGCCGGTTGCTGGAAAACAGGGCGCGTCTGGAATCCTCTGTAGGGTCTTATGTGGCGGCGTTATGGGAAGCGGATATCACCACCTTCGACCCGCGTATTGCCGCCGATCTTGAAAAGGAAGCGAAGCTGAGCGGCGATTATACCGCGCTGCTGGCATCGGCGAAAATCGAGTTCGACGGCAAAACGCTTAATCTGGCGGGGCTGGTGCCCTATCAGCAATCGCTCGACCGGGAGACGCGACATCTGGCCGAACAGGCGCGCTGGGCGTTTTTCGCGCAGCATGGTCCCGCACTCGATGCCCTGTTCAGCGAACTGGTGACGCTGCGGACGAATATGGCGAAGACGCTGGGTTTCGACAGTTATACAGCGCTTGGTTACCGCCGCATGCGGCGAACGGATTACGGGCCGAACGAGGTCGCCGCGTTCCGCGATCGTATCGCCACCCATGTGACGCCGCTGGTGAACGCGCTGCTGGAAAGGCGTGCGTTGGAGGCCGGTTGGGATGGCATCAAGGCATGGGACGAAGCGCTGATCGATCCGCAAGGCAACCCGCATCCGGCAGGCGATCACGATCTGCTGCTTGCCCGGGCGCAGGCGATGTTCGACGCCTTCGATCCTGATGGCGACATGGGGCCGTTCTTCGCCGGAATGGTGCGTGACGGATATCTCGATCTGAAGAACCGCGAGGGAAAGGCTGGCGGCGGCTTCTGCACGTCGTTTCCGACGGTCGGCATGCCGTTCATTTTCGCGAATTTCAATGGCACGCATAACGATATCGGCGTGTTCACGCATGAAATGGGTCATGCGTATCAGAACTGGAAAAGCCGGGGCCTCAAGCCGATCGACGTGCTATGGCCAACCATGGATGGCGCGGAAATCCATTCGATGGGGCTGGAATTCCTGACCTGGCCGCAGATCGACGGCCTAGTCGAGGAGGGTGCGGGCGAGCGTTACCGTCGCATGCATCTGATCGATAGCCTGTCCTTCCTGCCTTACGGTGCCTGTGTCGATCACTTCCAGCATGAAATCTATGCGAAACCGGACATGACGCCGGAGGAGCGGCATCAGACGTGGCAGCGTCTGGAAAAGCGCTATCTACCATGGCGGGACTGGGGCGATCTGGACTATCCGGCGCAAGGCGGCCGATGGCAGGCGCAGATGCATATCTATCGTGCGCCGTTCTATTACATCGACTACACCCTCGCGCTGTGTTGCGCGATGCAGCTCTGGCTGGGTAGCCGGGTGGACCCGCAGGGTACGCTGGAAATTTATAAGGCGCTTTGTGCGGCGGGAGGCAGCAGGCCTTTCACGGCCCTGGTTGCCGAAGCCGGGCTGGTATCGCCGTTCGAAACGGATGCACTGGCCGAGGTCGTGCATGAAGCCGAGCAGGTTCTGCTCGGCTAATAAGGCACGCTGCAAGGGTGCTGGCTGGAGGGGCAATCAGAGGAACGATTGCGCCTTGTTCAGCACCATGTTGCAAACCTTGGTCTTGAGTTGGCCCTTCAGGTCGGCCAGCGAGAATGTGTTGCCGTTGCCGGTCTGGATCAGGCCCTGCTGTCCCGTGGCATAGGCCGATGAGGACGTGATACCCGGCTTTTGCGTCAGGTTCGACAGCGTGGAGCTGGCGGTCGTCGCATTGGCGCCCTGCAACAGATTGTTCTGCGCGCAATAGCCGAGCACGCCGGCCACGTTGCCCGAGCTTGCCGAGGAGAGATTGGGCAGGCTGCCGCCCAGCATGCTCGCAGCGCCACCCGTCATGTTCGACAAGGGGTTGTTTCCGCTGGAGCCACCGATTCCCGGGAAGCTTTGCGCTTGTGCAGTGCCGGTGCCCGGGGCGACGGCGATCGTGGCAATGGCGATCATGGCGGCGGCGAGAGGCATCAGGCGAGCCATGGCGTATTCCTTCTTTGTAATCCGACAGACCTTATAGCGTCCCGCTCCCGCAGAAGTTCGCCACAAGGGCCTGCGGCGGGCCGGGCATCAGGCGGTCAGACCGATATCCCGGCGCCAGATCGCATCGTCCCATTCGATGGCCGCGACACCCTGATAGGCCAGTTCGCGGGCTTCTTCAGCTGTCGGGGCATGGGCGCAGACCGTCAGGACACGACCGCCCGCCGCCACGAGATGGCCGTCATTCTCTGCCGTGCCGGCCTGGAAGACGCGTACGCCGGGCACGGCTTCCGCGCGGTCGATTCCGCCGATCCGGCCACCGGCGACGGGCTTGCCGGGATAGCCTCTCGCGGCCAGTACGACGGAGATCGAGGCATCGTCGGAGAACACGATTTCCGCATCGTCGAGACGGCCATGCGCCAGCGCATCAAGCACGGGGAGCAAATCGGATTGCAGGCGGATCAGGAGCGCCTGTGCTTCCGGATCGCCGAAACGCACGTTGTATTCGATCAGCCTGGGCCCATCGGCGGTCAGCATGAGGCCCGCGAAGATGATGCCCCGGAACGGCGTGCCGCGCCGGACCATTTCATCCAGCATCGGTCGCACCGTGAGGTCGAGCGCCCGCTCCTGTTGCGCCCGGTCAAAGCCGGGTGGCGGCGCGATGGCGCCCATCCCGCCCGTGTTGGGGCCGGTGTCGCCTTCACCGATCCGCTTGTGATCGCGTGCCGCGCCGATCAGCACCGCGCGTTCGTCGGCACAGAATGCGAAGAGCGAGACTTCCTCTCCGACGAGGCATTCCTCGATCACCACCGATGCCCCTGCCGCGCCGAAAGCCCGGTCGGTCATGATGTCCTCGACCGCCGCGACCGCTTCGTCGACTGTCTGGGCGACGACCACGCCCTTGCCGGCGGCAAGTCCGTCAGCCTTGACGACGATCGGCGCACCACGGCGGCGAATGAATTCAATCGCGGCTGCCGGGGCGTCGAACCGTTCCCATCGTGCCGTCGGAATGCGTGCGGCATCCGCGACCTCCTTGGTGAAGGTCTTGCTGCCTTCGAGCGCCGCAGCGGCGCGGGTCGGCCCGGCGCAGGCAATGCCGGCTTCGGCGCAGGCATCGGCCAGCCCGGCGACGAGCGGCGCTTCCGGCCCCGGCACGACGAGATCGATTCGCATGTTCCTGGCAGCTTCCACCAGTCCCGGGACATCATCGGCCCGGATCGGCAGCAGGGTGCCGAGCGAGGCCATGCCGGGATTGCCGGGGGCGATGAACAGGGCATCGAGTTGCGGCGACCGCGCCAGACATGCCGCAAGTGCATGTTCGCGTCCGCCCGATCCGACCAGCAGAACCCGCATTGGCTATTTCCCGTCGTTCCTGTTTCCGTTGCGCGCGCTGTAGCATAGACTGGCGTCATGAGTGAGAGCGACGATGCCGGATCGGGCAATGTTCCGGAATATTCGGTTTCGGAAATTTCCGGCGCCATCAAGAAAACACTGGAAACGGGCTTCGGTCGCGTGCGCGTGCGTGGTGAAATCACGGAACTGAAGCGCTACCC is a genomic window containing:
- a CDS encoding pyridoxal phosphate-dependent aminotransferase is translated as MTFHVAGRLRGLPQPATIAMSTRARELRAEGADVISLALGEPDFPSPPEAVEAAAAAGRAGDTRYPPIGGQPALKAAIVDKFRRQNGLDFTPEQILVANGGKQVIFNAFMATLEPGDEVIVPAPYWVSYPIIARMMGGVPVEVPCHEASGFRLRPLALRAAITPRTRWLVLNFPNNPSGAIMERADLEAIADVLRDAPHVWVLADEIYEHLTFDGRKHVSLAAVAPDLAGRILTMNGMAKAYAMTGWRVGFAGGPLPLIKAMTSVQSNATSGVCTLAQAGAVAALGSPFERVETMRATYQARRDRVVAALRALDGLTCARPDGAFYAYPGISGVIGKTSARGRLMASDLDFAEALLEEAHVATVPGAAFGMSPHIRLSFAASDAQLDEACRRIADFVRTLR
- a CDS encoding M3 family oligoendopeptidase — translated: MTNAIPSFNDLSFDRPSRESLAADYAAVATYLDADDWDGALAAFDDARRRFESWASLVHLQFSRHTTDERAKTDRDYADALAPVATGHEVTIKRRLLENRARLESSVGSYVAALWEADITTFDPRIAADLEKEAKLSGDYTALLASAKIEFDGKTLNLAGLVPYQQSLDRETRHLAEQARWAFFAQHGPALDALFSELVTLRTNMAKTLGFDSYTALGYRRMRRTDYGPNEVAAFRDRIATHVTPLVNALLERRALEAGWDGIKAWDEALIDPQGNPHPAGDHDLLLARAQAMFDAFDPDGDMGPFFAGMVRDGYLDLKNREGKAGGGFCTSFPTVGMPFIFANFNGTHNDIGVFTHEMGHAYQNWKSRGLKPIDVLWPTMDGAEIHSMGLEFLTWPQIDGLVEEGAGERYRRMHLIDSLSFLPYGACVDHFQHEIYAKPDMTPEERHQTWQRLEKRYLPWRDWGDLDYPAQGGRWQAQMHIYRAPFYYIDYTLALCCAMQLWLGSRVDPQGTLEIYKALCAAGGSRPFTALVAEAGLVSPFETDALAEVVHEAEQVLLG
- a CDS encoding DUF2501 domain-containing protein, with the translated sequence MARLMPLAAAMIAIATIAVAPGTGTAQAQSFPGIGGSSGNNPLSNMTGGAASMLGGSLPNLSSASSGNVAGVLGYCAQNNLLQGANATTASSTLSNLTQKPGITSSSAYATGQQGLIQTGNGNTFSLADLKGQLKTKVCNMVLNKAQSFL
- the purD gene encoding phosphoribosylamine--glycine ligase; translation: MRVLLVGSGGREHALAACLARSPQLDALFIAPGNPGMASLGTLLPIRADDVPGLVEAARNMRIDLVVPGPEAPLVAGLADACAEAGIACAGPTRAAAALEGSKTFTKEVADAARIPTARWERFDAPAAAIEFIRRRGAPIVVKADGLAAGKGVVVAQTVDEAVAAVEDIMTDRAFGAAGASVVIEECLVGEEVSLFAFCADERAVLIGAARDHKRIGEGDTGPNTGGMGAIAPPPGFDRAQQERALDLTVRPMLDEMVRRGTPFRGIIFAGLMLTADGPRLIEYNVRFGDPEAQALLIRLQSDLLPVLDALAHGRLDDAEIVFSDDASISVVLAARGYPGKPVAGGRIGGIDRAEAVPGVRVFQAGTAENDGHLVAAGGRVLTVCAHAPTAEEARELAYQGVAAIEWDDAIWRRDIGLTA